A DNA window from Hevea brasiliensis isolate MT/VB/25A 57/8 chromosome 2, ASM3005281v1, whole genome shotgun sequence contains the following coding sequences:
- the LOC110665457 gene encoding squalene monooxygenase SE1 produces the protein MKMADHYLLGWILASIAGLFAFYYIVYLVVKREEENNRRDLLQQRSDSVKTMSATNGECRSDDDADVDVIIVGAGVAGSALAHTLGKDGRRVHVIERDLTEPDRIVGELLQPGGYLKLIELGLEDCVEEIDAQQVFGYALFMDGKHTQLAYPLEKFHSDVAGRSFHNGRFIQRMREKAAALPNVRLEQGTVTSLLEEKGTIKGVLYKTKTGEEHTAFAPLTIVCDGCFSNLRRSLCNPKVDVPSCFVGLVLENCQLPYANHGHVILADPSPILLYPISSTEVRCLVDVPGQKVPSVSGGEMANYLKNVVAPQVPPEIYNSFVAAVDKGNIRTMPNRSMPASPYPTPGALLMGDAFNMRHPLTGGGMTVALSDIVVLRNLLKPLRDLRDAPTLCRYLESFYTLRKPVASTINTLAGALYKVFCASSDEARKEMRQACFDYLSLGGVFSTGPISLLSGLNPRPLSLVVHFFAVAIYGVGRLLLPFPSPHRFWIGARLISGASGIIFPIIKAEGARQMFFPATVPAYYRSPPSKCN, from the exons ATGAAAATGGCGGATCATTACTTGCTAGGATGGATCTTGGCCTCCATCGCGGGGCTTTTCGCTTTCTACTATATAGTTTATTTGGTAGTGAAGCGAGAGGAGGAGAATAATAGACGAGACTTATTGCAGCAGAGAAGTGACTCCGTCAAGACTATGTCCGCTACCAATGGAGAATGCAGATCCGATGACGACGCTGATGTTGATGTGATCATCGTCGGCGCCGGTGTTGCTGGTTCTGCTCTCGCTCATACCCTTGGCAAG GATGGGCGTCGAGTGCATGTCATTGAAAGAGACTTGACCGAACCTGACAGAATTGTTGGTGAATTGCTACAACCTGGCGGCTACCTAAAGTTAATTGAGTTAGGACTTGAAG ATTGTGTGGAGGAAATTGATGCACAGCAGGTGTTTGGTTATGCTCTTTTTATGGATGGAAAACATACCCAACTCGCTTATCCCTTGGAAAAGTTTCATTCAGATGTAGCAGGGAGGAGCTTTCACAATGGGCGTTTTATACAGAGGATGCGGGAAAAAGCTGCAGCCCTTCCCAA TGTACGATTGGAGCAAGGAACTGTCACTTCTCTACTTGAAGAAAAAGGGACAATTAAAGGTGTGCTGTACAAAACTAAAACCGGTGAAGAGCACACAGCTTTTGCACCTTTGACAATTGTTTGTGATGGCTGTTTCTCCAATTTGCGAcgctcactttgcaatcctaag GTAGATGTGCCCTCTTGTTTTGTTGGCTTGGTCTTGGAGAATTGCCAACTTCCATATGCAAATCATGGGCATGTTATACTAGCAGACCCTTCCCCAATTCTACTCTATCCTATCAGCAGTACTGAAGTTCGCTGTCTGGTTGATGTTCCTGGTCAGAAGGTCCCTTCCGTTTCAGGTGGTGAAATGGCAAATTATTTGAAAAATGTGGTGGCGCctcag GTTCCCCCAGAAATTTATAATTCTTTTGTAGCTGCAGTTGATAAGGGGAACATTAGGACAATGCCTAACAGAAGTATGCCAGCTTCTCCATATCCTACCCCTGGTGCTTTGTTGATGGGTGATGCATTCAACATGCGCCATCCTCTAACTGGAGGAGGAATGACTGTGGCACTATCTGACATTGTTGTGCTACGGaatcttctcaagcctttgcgaGATCTACGTGATGCACCTACTCTCTGCAGATATCTTGAATCCTTCTACACCTTGCGTAAG CCTGTGGCATCTACAATCAATACACTGGCAGGTGCCCTCTACAAGGTGTTTTGCGCTTCTTCTGATGAAGCAAGGAAGGAAATGCGCCAGGCTTGCTTTGATTATTTAAGTCTTGGAGGTGTATTTTCAACAGGACCAATCTCTTTGCTATCAGGTTTAAATCCTCGACCATTGAGCTTGGTTGTCCATTTCTTTGCAGTAGCAATTTATGGTGTTGGGCGTTTGTTACTGCCATTTCCTTCACCTCATCGCTTTTGGATTGGAGCTAGGTTAATTTCG GGTGCATCAGGAATCATTTTTCCCATTATTAAGGCAGAAGGAGCCAGGCAAATGTTCTTCCCTGCAACTGTTCCAGCATATTACAGGAGTCCTCCCAGTAAATGCaattaa